The Burkholderiales bacterium region CAGGTCGATCTTGTTCAGCACCGGCACCACCTCCACGCCCTGCTCGATGGCGGTGTAGCAGTTGGCCACGGTCTGCGCCTCCACGCCCTGGGAGGCATCCACCACCAACAGCGCCCCCTCACAGGCGGCGAGGGAGCGGGAGACCTCGTAGGAGAAATCCACATGGCCCGGGGTGTCGATGAGGTTCAACGCATACACCTCTCCATCCCGCGCGCGGTAGGTGAGCGCCGCCGTCTGCGCCTTGATGGTGATGCCCCGTTCCCGCTCCAGCTCCATGGAATCCAGCACCTGGTCGGCCATCTCCCGCGCCGACAGGCCGCCGCAGTATTCGATGAAGCGGTCGGCAAGCGTCGATTTGCCGTGGTCGATATGGGCGATGATGGAAAAATTGCGGATGTTTTTCATCTGCATGCCATTAAAAAAGGGCACCCAGGTGCCCTTTCCTGCCAACCCGTTATTTTACCGGCAAAGCCGGCCGGCGTGTGCTCCTCCGCCCGTCCCACGGCTAGGGGCAACGGCTCAAACCGACTCACCACCCTGCCCGGCGGCAAGCCGCCTGCGCAGCACTTCCGGGTCGAGAAAGTAATGGCACAACACCTCCTCCCCCAGGGCGAGCACCGGCACCAACGTGCCGTAGCACGCGGCAAGGGCAGGGTCCGCATCCACGTCTACCGCCTGGTAGGTGAAGCCCAGTTGTGGGGCAAGCTCCTCCAGCGCTGCCGCCATGTCTTCGCAGAGGTGGCAGCCCGCGCGGGTGTAGAGGGTAAGCTGCATCGCCTCAAAGCCGGCGCAGGATGCGGGGCCGTGCCCCGTGCCGGCAGGCAACACGTCGCGCCAGCAACCAGCCCAGCCCCAAGCCCAGCCCGGCGCCCAGGGCGGCCGCCCCATCGCCCCCCAGCAGGCGGTTTGCGGCGACTGCCGCGACCAGAAGCAGGACAAGGGGCAGCAGATAGACCAGGAGGCTTGCCGCCAGCAGGCTGCCCGCCTTAACGCCCACCACCACCCGCTCCCCCGGACGGGCGCCGATGGGATTCGCCACGCGCAGCGCACCGCGGGGGGAGCGGCTGAAAAGCTGCGCCAACAGGGTGGCACCGCAGCCGCCGCTGGCACAGGCACCGCCGCCACAGCCGCCGCGATAGTCGGCCTCGACGAGGGCCATATCGTCCACCACTTCGAGGACGCGGGCCGGGGTTTCCAGCAGGCTGTCAGCGGACATGGGTGATGGAATCGCCGATTGTGCGCACCGTGGCGGCGGGCACTTCGCCGAGAACCTTCACTTCGTGCTCCCCCACCGCGCGCGTGTAGATGTGGAGCGCCCCCCGCTGAGTCAGGGTGTTCTCCACCGACCCCTGGGCGGGTTCGATGAAAATGGACACGGCGGCCAGGCCGTCCGAATAGACGATGTGGTTGACGGGCACTTCATGCCCCGGAAGTTTGCGCTTGACGGCGTAGATGCGTTTGAAGCCGGGCGGCACGCTGCCCACGTTCCAGCCCGGATCGCTTGCCAGATCGCCTTCGTCGGCGGGGCTGTGCTGGATGATACGCCGGCCCGCCAGACGGGGACGCACTTCGGAGCGGCGGATGGGCGTGCCGATGCTCACCTGGGTGAAGGAAAAGCGATCCACCATGCCCCCT contains the following coding sequences:
- a CDS encoding glutaredoxin family protein, with the translated sequence MQLTLYTRAGCHLCEDMAAALEELAPQLGFTYQAVDVDADPALAACYGTLVPVLALGEEVLCHYFLDPEVLRRRLAAGQGGESV
- a CDS encoding SoxR reducing system RseC family protein — translated: MSADSLLETPARVLEVVDDMALVEADYRGGCGGGACASGGCGATLLAQLFSRSPRGALRVANPIGARPGERVVVGVKAGSLLAASLLVYLLPLVLLLVAAVAANRLLGGDGAAALGAGLGLGLGWLLARRVACRHGARPRILRRL